From a single Halanaerobiaceae bacterium ANBcell28 genomic region:
- the purD gene encoding phosphoribosylamine--glycine ligase: protein MKVLLVGNGGREHALAWKIAQSEKVEKLYIAPGNAGTALMGENVEISLLDIDALLVFVEKNKIDLTVVGPEAPLVEGLVDRFEEAGHRIFGVNKEAAQLEGSKVFSKNLMKKYNIPTAEYETFFDAEKAIAYIKEKGAPIVVKAEGLAAGKGVIVAQETSEAIEAVNEILVNEQFGQAGNRIVVEEFLEGEEATILSFVDGDTIVPMIPSQDHKAAYDGDQGPNTGGMGAYAPAPLVDNALMDEVYNKILKPTIDALKSEGISYKGILYTGLMIKDRETKVLEYNVRFGDPETQVVLPLLKTDLIEIIEAVIDGKLDKIDIEWYDKKALCVIMASGGYPLEYQKGKEISGIEAAEEIDNLIVFQAGTELKDGSLLTAGGRVLAATALADDFESCFQKAYQAVELIKFNKAHYRRDIAHRVLKNTIKKNVLTQEG from the coding sequence ATGAAGGTATTACTTGTTGGAAATGGTGGTAGAGAACATGCTTTAGCATGGAAAATAGCTCAATCAGAAAAAGTAGAAAAACTCTATATTGCACCTGGTAATGCAGGCACAGCATTGATGGGAGAAAATGTTGAGATATCTCTTTTAGATATTGATGCTTTATTAGTTTTTGTAGAAAAAAATAAAATTGATTTAACTGTAGTAGGTCCTGAAGCACCACTTGTTGAAGGTCTAGTTGATCGTTTTGAAGAAGCAGGCCATAGGATTTTTGGTGTAAATAAGGAGGCTGCTCAATTAGAGGGAAGTAAGGTGTTTTCTAAAAACTTAATGAAAAAATATAATATTCCCACTGCTGAATATGAAACTTTTTTTGATGCTGAAAAGGCAATCGCTTATATTAAAGAAAAAGGAGCACCAATTGTTGTAAAAGCTGAAGGTTTAGCAGCAGGTAAAGGTGTTATAGTAGCTCAAGAAACTTCAGAAGCCATTGAAGCTGTTAATGAGATATTAGTAAATGAACAATTTGGACAGGCTGGAAATAGAATAGTTGTAGAAGAATTTTTAGAAGGTGAAGAAGCCACTATCTTGTCATTTGTTGATGGAGATACTATTGTTCCAATGATTCCTTCTCAGGATCACAAAGCGGCGTATGATGGTGATCAGGGGCCTAACACTGGTGGTATGGGTGCTTATGCTCCAGCCCCACTTGTAGATAATGCATTAATGGATGAAGTTTATAACAAGATTTTAAAACCTACTATTGATGCCTTGAAAAGTGAAGGTATCAGCTATAAAGGTATTCTTTATACTGGTTTAATGATTAAAGATAGAGAAACTAAGGTACTTGAATATAATGTAAGATTTGGCGATCCAGAAACTCAAGTGGTGTTACCTTTATTAAAAACTGATTTAATAGAAATTATAGAAGCTGTAATAGATGGTAAACTAGATAAGATAGATATTGAATGGTATGATAAAAAAGCCCTTTGTGTAATAATGGCCTCAGGTGGATATCCTTTGGAATATCAAAAAGGCAAAGAAATTAGCGGTATAGAGGCAGCAGAAGAAATTGATAACCTTATTGTTTTCCAGGCGGGAACCGAATTAAAAGATGGCAGCTTGCTTACTGCTGGTGGACGTGTTCTAGCTGCTACTGCTTTGGCTGATGATTTTGAAAGTTGTTTTCAAAAAGCTTATCAAGCTGTAGAGCTGATAAAGTTCAATAAAGCTCATTATCGTAGAGATATTGCACATAGAGTTTTAAAAAATACCATTAAGAAAAATGTTTTAACTCAGGAGGGTTAA